ACGTTCTGGATGATGGTCTCGGCGACGGTCTGCTTGGCGGGACCGCCGTCGCCCTCGCCGACGCTCTGGGCTTCGCGCGTCTGGAGGACGTCGACCCGGTCGCCGGGCAGGATGAAGCCGCCGACCGCGGTCTCGGAGGTGACCGGCACGGCCATGGCGCGCTTGCCGGGACCCAGGACCACCGACAGGTAGCCGCCTTCGCCGCCGCGCACGATCTTGCGGGCGGTAATCGGTTCGCCGGCCAGGATCGGGTCGCGCACGATCGCGCCCTCGACGGCCTTTTCGGGAGTGACGCCGCCGATCACGGCGCCCGTCATGTCGCCGACCGCCTTGGCGGCCTTGGCGGAGGTCTTGGTCGGGGCGGGCTCGGCCGCGCCGTTGGTGATGAAGGCGGCGTTGATGGCGTCGGACGGCCAGGCCTGCCAGTCGACGTCGCCGGCGGCCAGGCGGTCGCCGATGGCCAGGTCGCGCTTGGCGACCAGCACCTGGGTCATGGGCTTGGACGGGGCGGCCGTCTGGACGATCGGCGCGGGCGCGGGCTTGTTTCCCATCACCTTCTGCATGACCACGGCCAGGCCGATGGCCGCGACGGCGGCGACCAGAACGATCATGACGCGAAGAGGATTCATGCGAGCGGGCTCTAACGACGGGAATACAAGTCGGAGCGAGCCGCCTTCAGGCGATCACGCACGAATCGTCGAACGGCCGTTCTGGCCACGTCCCATGCTCGCGCGGCCATGGTTAACAGCGGCTAAAGGCGAGGGTCCGAAAGGGACCCGGACGGCGCGACAGGCTGACGCGGGGCGCCGCCTGCCCTAGCCGTGGGCGCCGATGGCCAGGGCCAGAGCGCCTTGCGGGAAGGCGGCCAGGGCGCCGATCGCGATGGCCACGCCATAGGGAATGTCGCCGCCTTCGGCGCCCAGCTTGCGGATCCAGGCGGGGCTGCCGGCCAGGACGGGTTCGAACCAGCCCGAGCGAAGGCTGAGCAGGCCCAGGGTCAAGGCGCCGCCGGCCATGCCGGTGACCAGCATGAACGGCAGGGCCGCGGGCCAGCCCAGCCACAGGGTGGCGGCCGCGAACAGCTTGGCGTCGCCGCCGCCGATCCAGCCGGCCGCGAACATCCCCATGCCGGCCAGCAGGGCCAGCACGCCGGACGCCAGGCAGATACCGATCGTCGGCAGCGAGGCGCCGCAGATCAGGGCCACGGGCGCGAAGGCGACGATCAGGGCCAGCGAGATCCAGTTGGGGATCGTGTAGCTGGTGGCGTCCTTCAGCGCGGCCACGACGACCAGCGCGGGGAAGATGAGCAGCAGGGCGAATTGAAACGACTGCATGGCGGCCTCGCTTATTCCATCGGCGCCACTCTGCGCCCGATCCCGTGAAGCAATGGTTTCCGTCCGGCCTTCCAGCCCGCTCGACCGACGAGGGCTGTAGGGCGGCGCGCATGAAAAAAGGGCCCCGGCGTTTCCGCCGAGGCCCTCTTTTTTCGAGCGAGCGTGGTCTTAGGTCGCGGCGTTGGCGTCCGTGACCGACTTGTTGGCCTTGGTGAAGGTGGCCTTCAGGCTGCCGCCCAGGGTGGTGACGATGGTGGCGATGACGACGGCGATCAGAGCAACGATCAGGCCATATTCAATGGCGGTCGCGCCGGATTCATCGTTCAGGAAGCGGGTGACGAACTTCGACATGGTGGATCTCCTGGTCAGTAAGTGGATCTGGGCTCTCAAGCCGTGTCGACTTGCTCACCCCCGAAAACACGATCAATTTCGCCCACCTCGCTTAATGTCCAGTAAACAGCAGATGGTTTCGCCAAATTTTTCATTGGTTTATTTTAGTTTACCATTATTACCTCTTAACTATGCCGGTACTGGACAGGCAAAAATCCCTTTCCGCTCAAGGTTTTCTCAAGTGTCGGAAAGAATACACAAGCATCACGCTTAGTTCTTTATTGACCATTCCGAGGCATCCTTCCCATGTACAAAGCCTGGGAAGACACCTTCATGCGCCGCCTGACTCTCGCCTTCTGCGCCGCTCTGAGCCTCTCCGTCGCCACCGTCGCCGGCGCCGACAGCCCGGCCCCGCCGCTGTCGGTCAGCGCCGGCGCCGCCGCGCGCATCGTGCTCGGCGCGCCCGTGCGCGACATCGTGGTCGGCGACCCCTCGGTGGCCGACGTCAGCCTGATCAACGAGCGGACCCTGGTGGTGCTGGGCAAGAAGGCCGGCGCGACCACCGTCCTGGCCTTCGACGCCCACGGCCGCGCCCTGGCCGACCGCGACGTCGTGGTCTCCAACGTTCCGACCCAGGCGGTCGTCGTCCAGCGCGGCGTCAACGCCGCGACCTACGCCTGCGGCGATCGCTGCTCGCTGCTGAACTCCACCACCGCCGCGCCCCCCGCCGCGGCCGCGGCGGCCACCACGCCCTAGCGGCGCGCCTAAACTCCTGACGACCTAAACCCCTGATTAGGGACGTAAGGCCTAGATTGCGCCGCCTGACGTTCCCCAAGGGCGCTGACGCGGACGCCGCCATGGCTGATCGAGCTCGACATTATCGACGGCTGCTGGCCCGCCTGGGCCTGGTGCGCCGCTTCGCGCGCGCCGACGACGGCGCGGCGGCGATCGAGTTCGCCTTCGTCGCCATTCCCTTCCTGATCCTGGTGTTCGCGATCATCGAGCTGGGCCTGACGTTCCTGGTCTCGATGACTCTCGAGAACGCCCTGGGCAATGTCGACCGCACCATCCGCACCGGCGACCTGCAGGGCAGCGCCGCCGCCGGCGACCCCGTCGCCTTCCGCCAGAAGGTCTGCACCCAGATGGCCTGGACCGGCATGGACTCCTGCATGTCGGCCCTGACCCTGGACGTCCGCGTCCTGCCCTCGTTCGCCCAGACCAGCAACCTGCCCACGCCCAAGGCCGGCGGCACCTGTTTCGACCCCGGCGGCCCGGGCTCGATCGTGCTGGTGCGCGGTTACTACAAGTGGCCCCTGATCACCCCGCTGCTGCAGGACGCGGTCGGCGGCGTCCCGGGCAATCGCCAGGTGACCTTCGCGGCGGTGTTCACCAACGAGCCCTATTCCGACGTCCTCGTGCCGATCAAATGCAAATGACCCGTCGCCTCCCCTCCTTCTGGCGCGATCGGCGCGGCGTCTCGGCGATCGAATTCGCCCTGATCGCCCCGGTGCTGATCGTCTTCTATTTCGGCATGGCCGAGCTGACCGAGGCGATGATGGCCCAGCGGCGGCTGAGCCACCTGGCCTCGTCGATCGGCGACGTCGTGGCCCGCGACCAGAAACTCACCGACGACCGCCTCAAGGACGTCTTCGCGGTCGGCGCGGTGCTGATGGCCCCGTTCCCGTCCGGCAATCTGAAGATGTGCATCACCAGCGTCGTCTCCGACGCCAAGGGCAAGGACACCGTCGCCTGGTCCGAAAAGTCCAACGGCGGCACGGCCAACTGCCCGGCGGCCAACGATGTGGTCGACATCCCGGTCAGCGTGCTGCCGGCCGGTCAGAGCGTGATCATGAGCAAGGCTAGCTACGAATACAGCTCGTTGTTCAAGTTCATCATTCCCCAGAACATCACCTTCCGCCGCACCTACTATCTGCGGCCGCGCCTCTCCGACCAGGTGACGCGGGTCAAGACCTAGTCCAGCGCCGCCTCGCGCAGGCGCTCGACCAGCGCGTGGGGGCCGAAGGTCTCGCCCTCGAACCGCCGCGCCGGCCGCACGCCGATCAGGCTGTTGGTCAGGAACACCGCCTGCGCCTCGTCGAGAGCCTCCGCGCCCCTGGCCACCTCGTGGACCTCGACCCGCAGCGCCCGCGCCGCCTCGATCACCCGCGCCCGGACCAGACCGTTCAGCACGCCGCAGTGCAGGGCCGGGGTGAACAGCACGTCGTCCGTGATCCAGAACAGGTTGGCCGCCGCCGCGCAGGTCAGGTCGCCGTGGTTGTTGCGCATCACCGCCTCGTCGGCGCCGGCCGCCAGGGCCTCGGCCCGGGCCAGGACGTTGTCGACATAGGACAAGGTCTTCAGGCGCGCGGCGGGCGAGCCCTCGTTGCGCCGGGTCTTGGCCAGCATCAGGTCGACCGGGGTGGTCGGAACCGGCGCGGCCGCCGCCCGGGCCGCCAGCCGCGGGGCGGGGGCGGCGGGACGATCCAGGCCCCGGCCGCCGGAACCGGCCGTCAGGGTCAGGCGCACGGCGGCGCGGCCTCCGCCCTGCCCGGCCTCGCCCGGCGCGGCCAGACAGAGGGCCCGGGCCTCGCCTAGGTCGAAGGCCGGCAGACCCAGGGTCTCGCAGCCGGCGGTCATGCGGGCCAGGTGAGCGTCCAGATGCGGCAGGTCGTCGCCGGTCCACAGCATCGTCTCGAACAGGCCGTCACCGAGCAGCAGGCCCCTGTCATCCAAGGGAAAGGAGGCGTCGAGGGGAAAGGCGTCAGTCATCGGCGCGGCGTTTCCATCAGGGCCCGTCGAAGGGCGGCGAACTTGGCTTCGGTCTCCAGGCGCTCGGCGTGGGGATCGCTGTCGGCGACGATGCCCGCCCCCGCCCTGGCTTCCAAACGCCAACCTTCAGCCTCCTGTTCAAGGCCGACCGTGCGGATCAGCACGCTGGACTCCAGGGCCCCGTCCACGCCCGCCCAGAACAGCGAGCCGCAATAGGGCCCGCGCGGGGCCTCCATCTCGGCGATCAGCGTCATGGCCTGGACCTTGGGCGCCCCGGTGATCGAGCCGGGCGGAAAGGCCGCGCGCAGCAGGTCGGCCGCCCCCAGGCCCGGCGCCAGCTTGCCGGTCACCGTCGAGACCAGGTGATGGACGTTGGCGAAGGTCTCGACCTTGAACAGCTCGGGCACGGCGACGCTGCCGGGCGGGCTGACCCGGGCCAGGTCGTTGCGCATCAGGTCGACGATCATCAGGTTCTCGGCCCGGTCCTTGGCGCTGGCCGACAGCTCGGCGATCAGCCGCGCGTCCTCGGCCTGGTCGGCGCCGCGCGGCCGGGTGCCCTTGATCGGCCGGGTCTCGATGGAGAGATCGCCGCCCGTGACTTGCAGGAACCGCTCGGGCGAGTTGGACACCAGGGCCCGGCCCGGCAGGCGCAGATAGGCCGAGAACGGAGCGGGGCTGTCGGCGCGCAGGCGGGCGAACAGGTCGAACGGATGGGCGCCGGCCGCCAGACGCCCGGTCCAGGCGCGGGCGATATTGGCCTGGAAGATCTCGCCGCCGACGATGCGCTCGACCACCGCCGCCACCGCCGTCTCATAGGCCGCGCCGTCGCTGACCTCCAGGGCGTCGCACAGCACCCCGTCGTGGGCGGCCGGCGACGGCGCGTTCAGCCAGGCCAGGGCCGCCTCGGCGCGAGCCCGCGCGAAGCCTTGCGAGCCGCCGCGCCCGATGGCCAGCACCCGCCGCTGCAGGTGGTCGAAGGCCAGCAGGGCCGGATAGCGAGCGCAGGCCAGGTCCGGCCAGCCGGTACGGCCCAGGCTCAAGGACTCGACCCGGTCGCCCAGCTCGTAGGCGGCCAGGCCCACCACCCCGCCCTGGAACGGCGGGCCGTCGGGGTCCATGGCCTGGGGCGGGCCGACCAGTTCTGTCAGGGCGGCGAAGGGGTCGTGCGGGTCGTCGGCGGTGACGGTCAGGGTCTCGTCCGGATCGCGCAGCAGGTACGACCACCGCCCCGCCTGGCCGCCCGAGATCATGGCGCAGGCGAAAGGCTCGTCCCGCCACGGAGCCGCGACCCAGACCGGGTCGCGCCAGGGGGCGCTGATGAGAACGACGTGACGCATCGGCGGGTGATACCGCCGCTCGCCCCCAGATGCTACGCCTCCCGGTCGCCGCCCTTGACCAGGAACATGCCCAGCAGGCCGACCAGCAGCAGGCCGGCGATCGGCGCGAAGCCGGCCGCCTGGGTCTTGAAGATCGAGGTGGCCGTGGTGACCAGCAGCGAGCCCAGCCACATGGTCACCGTGCCCGACAGCCCGTAGAGGCCGAAGAACGAGGCCATCTTGTCCGGCGGGGCCAGGCGGCTGAGCAGGGTGCGGCTGGAGGCGTAGGAGGCGGTGACGAACACCGCCACCCCGAAGCCCACCGTCAGAAAGATCACCTCCGGCGCGGTGCGGAAGATCGGCCCGCCCCACAGCGGCGCGTGGGCGGCGGGGTCATAGGGGATGACGTAGAGGATCTTGTGGCGCGACATGCCCAGCCAGGTGACCAGGCAGACCAGCACCCCGGCGATCTCGATCTGCACCGCCTTGCGCGGCCCGACCCGGTTGTCCAGCCAGGTCGCCAGGAAGCCGCCGCCCACCGCGAACACGCTGAGGCCGATGCCGTAGACCAGCATCTCCATCACGCCCCAGCCCATCACCCCGGCCGCGAACACCCCGCCAAACAGCAGCAGGGCGGTCATGCCGTCGTTGAAGAACATCCGGGTCAGCAGATAGACGCCGGCGTCGCGGTGCTGGCGCAGGCTCTTGATCGTGTCCACCAGCCCCACCACCCCGCGCCTGACGCCCTCGACCAGGCCGACCCCGGTGGCGGGCGCATCGGGGGTGAACAGGAACAGCGGAATGCAGCCGATGGCGAAGGCGGCCGCGACGATCGGGCCGACGATGCGGTCGGGCTCGTGCTGGGCGGGGTCCAGGCCAAACAGCGGGGCGGCCGGGATGAAGCCCCAGTCCACGTGCCCCGGCAGGGCGAAGGCCCACAGCACGAAGATCAGCATCAGCACCGAGACGCCGTTGCCCAGCGACAGGGCCAGGCCCGAGGCGGCCGGAGCCAGCCGCCGTCCGGCCGCCCGGTTCAGCAGCGAATTGTGCACCACCTCGATGATGGCGATCAGCAGGCAGCCGGCGCCATAGAGGAACGAGACGGTCAGGATCGACAGGCCAGCGCCATGCGGCTTGGCCCACCAGAACGCCCAGGTCACCGGGATGATCAGGGCGGTCAGGACCAGCAGCGCCGGCTTGCGATGGCCGAACTGGTCGATCGAGCTGCCGATCAGCGGGGCCAGGATCATGGCGATCAGGCCGTAGATCGTGCCGATCCGGGCGATCAGCGCCTGGCCGGCCACCGGATCGCCGACCACCGTGGTCGCGAAATAGGGGGCGAAGATGTAGATGCTGATCAGGATCACGAAGGGGTCGCGAAACCCCTGATAGACTGCCCAGCTGACCGCCCCGCGCGACAGGCGGGCGCCCTTAAGGTCCCCTGGGGGCTCGTCTTCCGCCAGGCTTTGCGCCAACGGATCGGCCAGGGCCGCCTCGGCGTTCGTGATCTTGCCCATACGCGTCTTCACCCTGTGCGAGACCGTCTGGCGCGATCCCTCGATCGTTCAAGCGTGGCGGTTAAACGGGCGTTTGTCACCTGCCCCTTTTCAGCGCCCTCGCGGCGGCGGCCCGTCCACGGTCCGGGACGCATCGGGGCTTCTCGCGCGCGCCGCATCCGTCATTCGCGACAGGGCTTCGGCGATGAACTCGCGTTCGGCCTCGGGAGTCGCGAAGAAGCGCCGGGGAAGGACCAAGGCGCTGCTCTGAACCAGAAAAACCCAGTGCTTGCGGGTTTGATAGAGGTCCGTGACGCTGGCCCAGCGGGCGGTCGTCGTCAGGTCGACCAGGTCATAGACAAGGGCCTCGGGCGTCAGGCGCAGCGTGAGCGGCAGCTGATGTCCCTGCCCTCGCGCGGCGAGCGCCTTGCGCAGGGTCGGCCCGGCCAAGACCCGCGAGATGAACGAGCCGACGATGAGGCCGGCGATGGCGAACTCGGCCGATATCATGGCCGTGAACCATGCCCCCGACACCCACCC
The window above is part of the Caulobacter soli genome. Proteins encoded here:
- the cpaB gene encoding Flp pilus assembly protein CpaB — encoded protein: MNPLRVMIVLVAAVAAIGLAVVMQKVMGNKPAPAPIVQTAAPSKPMTQVLVAKRDLAIGDRLAAGDVDWQAWPSDAINAAFITNGAAEPAPTKTSAKAAKAVGDMTGAVIGGVTPEKAVEGAIVRDPILAGEPITARKIVRGGEGGYLSVVLGPGKRAMAVPVTSETAVGGFILPGDRVDVLQTREAQSVGEGDGGPAKQTVAETIIQNVRVLALDQTTAAEKDAKTIVASTATLEVGPVEAEALTRAKAAGPVTLTLRAYTDLGGPSGLAVASQDSAVVRINRGGQTSSISVRP
- a CDS encoding A24 family peptidase, translating into MQSFQFALLLIFPALVVVAALKDATSYTIPNWISLALIVAFAPVALICGASLPTIGICLASGVLALLAGMGMFAAGWIGGGDAKLFAAATLWLGWPAALPFMLVTGMAGGALTLGLLSLRSGWFEPVLAGSPAWIRKLGAEGGDIPYGVAIAIGALAAFPQGALALAIGAHG
- a CDS encoding Flp family type IVb pilin, with product MSKFVTRFLNDESGATAIEYGLIVALIAVVIATIVTTLGGSLKATFTKANKSVTDANAAT
- a CDS encoding pilus assembly protein N-terminal domain-containing protein, which encodes MRRLTLAFCAALSLSVATVAGADSPAPPLSVSAGAAARIVLGAPVRDIVVGDPSVADVSLINERTLVVLGKKAGATTVLAFDAHGRALADRDVVVSNVPTQAVVVQRGVNAATYACGDRCSLLNSTTAAPPAAAAAATTP
- a CDS encoding TadE/TadG family type IV pilus assembly protein, with the translated sequence MADRARHYRRLLARLGLVRRFARADDGAAAIEFAFVAIPFLILVFAIIELGLTFLVSMTLENALGNVDRTIRTGDLQGSAAAGDPVAFRQKVCTQMAWTGMDSCMSALTLDVRVLPSFAQTSNLPTPKAGGTCFDPGGPGSIVLVRGYYKWPLITPLLQDAVGGVPGNRQVTFAAVFTNEPYSDVLVPIKCK
- a CDS encoding TadE/TadG family type IV pilus assembly protein, with the protein product MTRRLPSFWRDRRGVSAIEFALIAPVLIVFYFGMAELTEAMMAQRRLSHLASSIGDVVARDQKLTDDRLKDVFAVGAVLMAPFPSGNLKMCITSVVSDAKGKDTVAWSEKSNGGTANCPAANDVVDIPVSVLPAGQSVIMSKASYEYSSLFKFIIPQNITFRRTYYLRPRLSDQVTRVKT
- a CDS encoding aminotransferase class IV: MTDAFPLDASFPLDDRGLLLGDGLFETMLWTGDDLPHLDAHLARMTAGCETLGLPAFDLGEARALCLAAPGEAGQGGGRAAVRLTLTAGSGGRGLDRPAAPAPRLAARAAAAPVPTTPVDLMLAKTRRNEGSPAARLKTLSYVDNVLARAEALAAGADEAVMRNNHGDLTCAAAANLFWITDDVLFTPALHCGVLNGLVRARVIEAARALRVEVHEVARGAEALDEAQAVFLTNSLIGVRPARRFEGETFGPHALVERLREAALD
- the pabB gene encoding aminodeoxychorismate synthase, component I, whose protein sequence is MRHVVLISAPWRDPVWVAAPWRDEPFACAMISGGQAGRWSYLLRDPDETLTVTADDPHDPFAALTELVGPPQAMDPDGPPFQGGVVGLAAYELGDRVESLSLGRTGWPDLACARYPALLAFDHLQRRVLAIGRGGSQGFARARAEAALAWLNAPSPAAHDGVLCDALEVSDGAAYETAVAAVVERIVGGEIFQANIARAWTGRLAAGAHPFDLFARLRADSPAPFSAYLRLPGRALVSNSPERFLQVTGGDLSIETRPIKGTRPRGADQAEDARLIAELSASAKDRAENLMIVDLMRNDLARVSPPGSVAVPELFKVETFANVHHLVSTVTGKLAPGLGAADLLRAAFPPGSITGAPKVQAMTLIAEMEAPRGPYCGSLFWAGVDGALESSVLIRTVGLEQEAEGWRLEARAGAGIVADSDPHAERLETEAKFAALRRALMETPRR
- a CDS encoding MFS transporter; this translates as MGKITNAEAALADPLAQSLAEDEPPGDLKGARLSRGAVSWAVYQGFRDPFVILISIYIFAPYFATTVVGDPVAGQALIARIGTIYGLIAMILAPLIGSSIDQFGHRKPALLVLTALIIPVTWAFWWAKPHGAGLSILTVSFLYGAGCLLIAIIEVVHNSLLNRAAGRRLAPAASGLALSLGNGVSVLMLIFVLWAFALPGHVDWGFIPAAPLFGLDPAQHEPDRIVGPIVAAAFAIGCIPLFLFTPDAPATGVGLVEGVRRGVVGLVDTIKSLRQHRDAGVYLLTRMFFNDGMTALLLFGGVFAAGVMGWGVMEMLVYGIGLSVFAVGGGFLATWLDNRVGPRKAVQIEIAGVLVCLVTWLGMSRHKILYVIPYDPAAHAPLWGGPIFRTAPEVIFLTVGFGVAVFVTASYASSRTLLSRLAPPDKMASFFGLYGLSGTVTMWLGSLLVTTATSIFKTQAAGFAPIAGLLLVGLLGMFLVKGGDREA
- a CDS encoding YcxB family protein, which encodes MGILLVCMLALGVPIGGWVSGAWFTAMISAEFAIAGLIVGSFISRVLAGPTLRKALAARGQGHQLPLTLRLTPEALVYDLVDLTTTARWASVTDLYQTRKHWVFLVQSSALVLPRRFFATPEAEREFIAEALSRMTDAARARSPDASRTVDGPPPRGR